A DNA window from Spirochaeta cellobiosiphila DSM 17781 contains the following coding sequences:
- a CDS encoding DUF2202 domain-containing protein, with translation MKTYLIIFFLFFAFDVYSQSLNSSEKEGLLLMREEEKLARDVYSKLFDIWNVKIFENISRSEQNHMNRVKELLIKYTIPDPIDIDSPGIFKNSKLQATYDSFVLKGQESLYSAFTIGAMVEDLDIYDLEKLMQETRNKDLLQTYTNLRDGSINHIKSFNKQILSQGEAYTAHYISQNYLIMILGH, from the coding sequence ATGAAAACATACCTGATTATTTTTTTCCTATTTTTTGCTTTTGATGTTTATTCCCAAAGCCTAAACTCTAGTGAGAAAGAAGGACTTCTACTCATGAGAGAAGAAGAAAAATTGGCTAGAGATGTTTATTCCAAATTATTCGATATCTGGAATGTAAAGATATTTGAGAATATATCCCGTTCAGAACAAAACCATATGAATAGAGTAAAAGAATTACTGATAAAATATACTATTCCTGATCCTATTGATATTGATAGCCCAGGAATTTTTAAGAACTCAAAACTTCAAGCTACTTATGATAGTTTTGTATTAAAAGGACAGGAAAGCTTGTATTCTGCTTTTACCATAGGGGCAATGGTTGAAGACTTGGATATTTATGATTTAGAAAAACTGATGCAAGAGACTAGGAATAAAGACCTTTTGCAAACTTATACTAATTTAAGAGATGGATCTATTAATCATATTAAATCATTCAATAAACAGATCCTTAGTCAGGGAGAGGCTTATACCGCTCATTATATTAGTCAAAATTATTTAATAATGATCTTGGGACATTAA
- a CDS encoding ABC transporter substrate-binding protein, with product MYIFFKKGVLSLLFLIFALSVFGNGTSEKQSDEGTRTRTISTDLGNVDVPIHPERVVVLDAMDNVLALGIKPVGASNWMGSASGEKAGFPTYLANEDLSDVTWLGDNKQPNLEMIMSLHPDIILGRMNRHEGIYDTLSAIAPTVLVDQKALGGWKGQFLAYGEALNKSAEAKELLIQYDKRTTNIAQKIKGLNRIPTVSVVRFDPNRIVIYEKKIFAGSVLNDAGILRPEYQDKDRKSEAISAEQIDLVDGDILITIQANQNTSILSKLKDNPLWSNLEAVKKDKVYNVSFDIWIGGWTITGANLILDDIESLLSIND from the coding sequence ATGTATATTTTTTTTAAAAAGGGAGTGTTATCCCTTTTGTTCCTGATATTTGCTCTAAGTGTGTTTGGCAATGGTACTTCTGAAAAACAAAGCGATGAAGGAACAAGAACTAGAACTATATCCACTGATCTAGGTAATGTTGATGTTCCCATACATCCTGAAAGAGTTGTTGTTCTTGATGCTATGGATAATGTATTAGCTTTAGGTATAAAACCTGTTGGAGCTTCCAATTGGATGGGATCTGCTTCAGGTGAAAAGGCAGGTTTTCCTACTTATCTAGCAAATGAAGATTTGAGTGATGTTACTTGGTTAGGTGATAATAAACAACCAAATCTTGAAATGATTATGTCATTACATCCGGATATTATACTTGGTCGAATGAATAGACATGAAGGAATATATGATACTTTAAGTGCTATAGCTCCTACTGTATTAGTTGACCAGAAGGCTTTAGGTGGTTGGAAAGGGCAATTTTTAGCTTATGGTGAGGCTCTTAATAAAAGTGCTGAAGCAAAAGAACTTTTAATACAATACGACAAGCGAACCACTAATATTGCTCAAAAAATAAAAGGTCTAAATAGGATTCCCACTGTATCTGTAGTTCGTTTTGATCCTAATAGAATAGTGATCTATGAGAAGAAAATATTTGCTGGAAGTGTACTTAATGATGCAGGAATTCTTCGACCTGAATACCAAGATAAAGATAGGAAGAGTGAAGCTATATCTGCTGAACAAATCGATCTTGTTGATGGTGACATCTTAATTACTATTCAAGCGAACCAAAACACGTCTATTTTATCCAAACTGAAAGATAATCCTTTATGGAGCAATCTAGAAGCAGTAAAAAAGGATAAGGTATATAATGTATCTTTTGATATTTGGATTGGAGGATGGACGATTACAGGAGCCAATCTAATTCTGGATGATATTGAATCCTTGTTATCTATAAATGATTAA
- a CDS encoding FecCD family ABC transporter permease: MRIRKSSFWLISCGLLLLVVSLFYISIGEYSISINQVIKSIMTPGSSTPDINMVIRILRLPRLLSSLFVGCALGVSGAILQSISLNPLASPGILGINSGAGLAAVGITILGASHSFLVMLPLFSFLGALISVSVIYLLTNHFHDSSFKMILIGIAISSITSAGITLCLTFGEIQNAQQALTWLSGSVYGRKWLHVYILAIPIIILFIMTLLLAHEADVLSLGNDIAMSVGSSTKLFRSILLIIAIGLASVAVSICGPIGFIGLASPHISRKMVGIKHFSLLMMSGLTGALLVVISDLLGKIIFSPIEMPVGVITAFIGAPYFIILLTKKRQYNVNS; the protein is encoded by the coding sequence ATGAGAATAAGAAAAAGCTCTTTCTGGTTGATAAGCTGTGGTTTGCTGTTACTTGTAGTTTCCCTATTTTATATCAGCATTGGGGAGTACTCCATATCTATCAATCAAGTTATTAAGAGTATTATGACTCCCGGAAGTTCTACTCCAGACATAAATATGGTAATTAGAATACTTAGGTTGCCCCGATTATTATCTTCTTTGTTTGTTGGCTGCGCACTGGGTGTTTCTGGGGCTATCCTTCAAAGCATATCTCTTAATCCTTTGGCTTCTCCTGGTATCCTGGGTATTAATTCTGGTGCTGGTTTAGCAGCTGTTGGAATTACTATTTTAGGGGCCTCCCATTCATTTCTTGTAATGCTACCTTTATTTTCCTTTTTAGGAGCCTTGATCAGTGTATCTGTCATTTATTTATTAACTAATCACTTCCATGATAGTTCTTTTAAAATGATTCTCATTGGGATTGCTATCTCTTCTATCACTAGTGCGGGTATTACATTATGTCTTACTTTTGGCGAAATACAAAATGCTCAACAGGCATTAACTTGGTTGAGTGGTAGTGTCTATGGTCGAAAGTGGTTACATGTATATATATTGGCTATACCCATCATAATACTGTTTATAATGACCTTGTTATTAGCTCACGAAGCAGATGTCCTATCATTAGGAAATGATATTGCTATGTCGGTTGGCAGTTCAACTAAGCTTTTCCGCAGTATACTTTTAATAATCGCCATTGGATTAGCATCTGTTGCAGTTTCTATTTGTGGGCCAATCGGGTTTATTGGATTAGCATCACCTCACATAAGTCGTAAAATGGTTGGAATAAAACATTTTTCATTATTAATGATGTCAGGATTAACAGGTGCTTTGTTAGTCGTTATTTCAGATCTCTTGGGAAAAATAATCTTTTCCCCAATTGAAATGCCTGTTGGTGTCATAACTGCGTTCATTGGGGCTCCTTATTTTATTATCTTACTAACTAAAAAGAGGCAATATAATGTTAACAGCTGA
- a CDS encoding ABC transporter permease subunit, translating to MENYREKIAELKPIKLKELENTSPDTEVKSLEEDELLPLYQQALHDLREEGVNKVRSLSQHIVSVKKNRMLESEAKAKQIELMKEEIKKAKEVAATNKAEEKELAKEAVDYANKVSDLYIKHVTLVEDKKITQAKKEYEVKKKEVKESFAKRIASLNTKSDINIAKYEQKSAMFDIKNEMEARIDDSKAVKKQAYVDHIQTNRSLRNGKAKLSENMALNFKNYVYEFKVSKFFLENGLYLAIGVFFIVCFIVAPLTGNGNLLTLPNIFTLLEQASTRMFYALGVAVLILQAGTDLSVGRMVAVGAITTGLILHPGMNIVTFMGMGPWDFTAIPMMGRLGLALLLSIILCTAFSMLAGFFTAKFKIHPFISTLATQLIIYGLLFFGTSGTPVGSIDGDIKNLIGGRWILGIVNGELVTFPKLIIPAIIAIFVSWFIWNKTTFGKYMYAVGGNPEAASVSGISVFKVTMGVFALAGIYYGAGAFLEAFKANASAGTGQGYELDAIAACVVGGISFFGGIGKVKGAVIGVIIFTGLTYCLTFLGIDTNLQFVFKGFILLAAVTLDSVKYVKKR from the coding sequence ATGGAAAACTACAGAGAGAAAATTGCTGAACTAAAACCTATAAAACTCAAGGAATTGGAAAATACTTCGCCTGATACTGAAGTAAAATCCTTGGAAGAAGATGAGCTACTCCCACTTTATCAGCAAGCCTTACATGATTTAAGAGAAGAGGGAGTCAACAAAGTACGTTCTCTATCACAGCATATCGTATCTGTTAAGAAAAATAGAATGCTAGAGTCAGAAGCAAAAGCCAAACAGATCGAACTAATGAAGGAAGAGATTAAAAAGGCTAAAGAAGTAGCAGCTACAAATAAAGCAGAAGAAAAGGAATTAGCAAAAGAAGCTGTGGACTATGCTAATAAAGTATCCGACTTATATATCAAGCATGTTACTTTGGTTGAAGATAAAAAAATTACTCAAGCAAAAAAAGAATATGAAGTAAAGAAGAAAGAAGTAAAAGAATCTTTTGCCAAAAGAATTGCGTCACTCAATACGAAATCAGACATCAACATTGCAAAGTATGAACAAAAATCTGCTATGTTTGATATTAAAAATGAAATGGAAGCTCGGATTGATGACAGCAAAGCAGTAAAAAAACAAGCCTATGTCGATCATATTCAAACCAATAGAAGTCTACGAAATGGTAAAGCAAAATTAAGTGAAAACATGGCTCTTAATTTCAAGAATTATGTTTATGAGTTTAAAGTATCTAAGTTCTTCCTTGAAAATGGTTTGTACCTTGCAATAGGAGTCTTCTTCATTGTTTGCTTTATTGTGGCACCCTTAACAGGTAACGGTAATTTACTTACCTTGCCAAACATCTTCACCCTCCTTGAACAAGCTTCTACAAGAATGTTTTATGCCTTAGGTGTCGCTGTTCTAATTTTACAAGCCGGAACCGACTTAAGTGTTGGGAGAATGGTCGCGGTTGGAGCCATAACTACTGGATTAATTCTACACCCAGGTATGAATATCGTTACTTTTATGGGAATGGGCCCATGGGATTTTACAGCTATTCCTATGATGGGTCGTTTAGGATTAGCTCTTTTATTATCTATTATTTTATGTACAGCTTTCAGTATGTTAGCTGGATTCTTTACTGCAAAGTTTAAGATTCACCCTTTCATTTCTACCCTTGCTACTCAATTGATTATCTATGGTTTATTATTTTTCGGAACCAGTGGAACTCCAGTAGGATCTATTGACGGTGATATCAAAAATCTTATTGGCGGTCGATGGATATTAGGTATAGTTAATGGGGAGTTAGTAACTTTTCCAAAATTGATTATACCAGCTATAATTGCTATTTTTGTATCTTGGTTTATTTGGAATAAAACGACTTTTGGTAAATATATGTATGCTGTAGGTGGGAATCCCGAAGCTGCCAGTGTTAGTGGGATAAGCGTTTTTAAAGTCACAATGGGAGTCTTTGCCTTAGCGGGAATTTACTATGGAGCTGGTGCGTTTCTTGAAGCATTTAAAGCTAATGCAAGTGCTGGAACTGGACAAGGTTATGAGTTAGACGCGATTGCAGCATGTGTTGTTGGAGGTATATCCTTCTTTGGTGGTATTGGTAAAGTCAAAGGAGCTGTTATAGGAGTTATCATTTTCACAGGCTTAACATACTGTTTAACTTTCCTAGGTATTGATACAAACCTGCAATTTGTTTTTAAAGGTTTTATCTTATTAGCAGCCGTAACGTTAGACAGTGTTAAATATGTAAAGAAGCGATAA
- a CDS encoding carbonic anhydrase: MKFGTAINCMDGRVQTPIIDYIKTHFQKDVVDMITEPGPIKVISENKDKKLIASIKKRLEISVYNHGSDLIAVVGHFDCAGNPSDEFQQKQQIKQSITVIRSWGYKASLIGLWVNREWEVKSVN, encoded by the coding sequence ATGAAATTCGGCACAGCAATCAATTGTATGGATGGTCGTGTACAAACCCCTATCATTGATTATATCAAGACTCATTTTCAAAAAGATGTGGTAGATATGATTACAGAACCTGGACCAATTAAAGTAATAAGCGAAAATAAGGATAAGAAGCTTATTGCATCTATCAAGAAACGTTTAGAGATATCTGTTTACAATCATGGTTCAGACCTCATCGCTGTTGTTGGGCATTTCGATTGTGCAGGAAATCCCAGTGATGAGTTTCAGCAAAAACAACAGATAAAGCAGTCTATTACAGTTATTAGGAGCTGGGGATACAAAGCTTCTCTTATTGGTTTATGGGTAAATCGAGAGTGGGAAGTGAAATCTGTTAATTGA
- a CDS encoding FecCD family ABC transporter permease, which yields MIKNRKNTLFFFVILLFLLSLCCLVIGSVSLSWKDVYESLVSYDSQSNHQVILRTIRAPRVLSALLVGAALGIAGSIIQALTRNPLADPGLLGVNMGSSLGIVIGIYYFSITNLNYYIYIAFLGALFAGCSILLLGSLGQEYSGRNRILNTTIAGAIVKSLLSSLTTAFLILNQRTYEEVRFWLAGSLGGRDMSMIGQLLPFILIGLFLALLITPQLTTLSLGDSVAKSVGQNTLLIQIYAFVAVIILSSVSVALAGPIGFVGLVIPHVVRFFVGHDYKWVVPYSAIVGAGFLLFCDLLSRTILRPIELPVGVVTALIGGPIFIFLIQKKVSE from the coding sequence ATGATTAAGAATAGAAAAAATACTTTATTCTTTTTTGTGATTCTGTTATTTCTTCTTTCCCTATGTTGTTTGGTTATTGGTTCAGTATCTTTATCCTGGAAGGATGTGTATGAGAGTCTGGTTTCTTATGACTCTCAATCTAATCATCAAGTTATACTAAGAACAATTAGAGCCCCAAGAGTTCTTAGTGCTTTACTAGTGGGAGCAGCTTTAGGAATAGCTGGATCCATCATTCAAGCTCTTACTAGAAACCCTTTGGCCGATCCTGGTTTATTAGGCGTAAATATGGGTTCTTCATTGGGAATTGTGATAGGGATTTATTATTTCAGTATCACTAATCTTAACTATTACATTTATATAGCTTTTCTTGGTGCTTTATTTGCTGGTTGTTCTATTCTTTTGCTGGGAAGTTTAGGGCAAGAGTATTCAGGAAGGAATCGTATACTTAATACGACAATCGCTGGTGCTATAGTAAAGTCCTTACTTTCCTCTCTAACGACTGCTTTTCTCATTTTGAATCAAAGAACATATGAAGAAGTTAGATTTTGGTTGGCAGGTTCTTTAGGAGGACGGGATATGAGTATGATAGGACAATTGCTCCCTTTTATCCTTATTGGATTATTTCTTGCCCTGTTGATAACACCCCAACTAACAACATTATCATTGGGAGATTCCGTTGCTAAATCGGTAGGACAAAATACATTACTTATTCAAATCTATGCTTTTGTTGCTGTCATTATTTTGTCCAGTGTTTCCGTTGCCTTAGCTGGTCCCATTGGTTTTGTCGGTTTAGTAATACCTCATGTTGTGAGATTCTTTGTAGGTCATGATTACAAATGGGTTGTTCCTTATTCAGCTATAGTCGGAGCAGGATTCCTCCTTTTTTGCGATTTATTAAGCCGTACCATTCTTAGACCCATTGAATTGCCTGTTGGTGTTGTCACAGCTCTTATTGGAGGGCCTATTTTTATTTTTCTTATCCAAAAGAAGGTGAGTGAATGA
- a CDS encoding substrate-binding domain-containing protein, translating to MKRIVSSLLVFAVLTGLSFANGTQEAGNVILNKDKPLIFFNRQPSDPTTGSIDMEAMNWNERTYYVGFDAAGGGDVQGKMITDYLATAPASIDRNGDGVIGYVLCIGDVGHNDSKARTEGARKALGTWTGSSDPASHKQGSVVIGGKTYKVVELEGKAMTGTDGSTWNANAATEAMGGWATKFDKQIDLVISNNDGMAMGCLQASNYPTGVPIFGYDANADAIEAIGAGKMTGTVSQNVDAQAAGTLQVLRNLLDGLTGSDVYTKGISTPDAYGNQISASMDYIADTKALLAANTAVTADNWTAYQAGNRDSGIKQSTAAKKRVLLTIYNSADNFLSSSYLPALQYYAPLLNINLTIVQGDGQNEASTLDKFTNFNNFDAFAINMVKTNSARDYTDKLAY from the coding sequence ATGAAAAGAATAGTTTCTTCCCTTTTGGTTTTCGCTGTTCTTACTGGTTTATCATTCGCAAATGGTACCCAGGAAGCAGGGAATGTTATTCTAAACAAAGACAAGCCATTGATCTTTTTTAACAGACAGCCATCTGATCCAACTACTGGATCCATAGATATGGAGGCCATGAATTGGAATGAAAGAACTTACTATGTAGGTTTTGATGCTGCTGGAGGTGGAGATGTTCAAGGAAAAATGATCACTGATTATTTAGCCACTGCCCCTGCATCTATAGACAGAAATGGTGATGGTGTTATCGGCTATGTTCTTTGTATTGGTGATGTTGGACACAATGATTCAAAAGCGAGAACTGAAGGGGCTAGAAAAGCTTTAGGAACATGGACTGGTTCTTCTGATCCTGCTTCTCACAAGCAAGGTTCTGTTGTTATTGGTGGTAAAACTTATAAAGTCGTTGAACTTGAAGGTAAAGCTATGACAGGAACAGATGGTTCAACATGGAATGCAAATGCAGCTACAGAAGCCATGGGTGGATGGGCAACTAAATTTGACAAGCAAATTGACTTGGTTATTTCTAATAATGACGGAATGGCAATGGGTTGTCTTCAAGCTTCTAACTACCCTACTGGTGTTCCTATCTTTGGTTATGATGCCAATGCTGATGCTATTGAGGCCATTGGTGCTGGTAAAATGACTGGTACAGTGTCACAAAACGTTGATGCACAAGCAGCAGGAACTCTTCAAGTATTGAGAAACCTTCTTGATGGTTTAACAGGTTCTGATGTTTATACAAAGGGGATTAGTACTCCAGATGCTTATGGTAACCAAATCTCTGCTTCTATGGACTATATTGCCGATACCAAAGCTCTTTTGGCTGCTAATACAGCAGTAACTGCAGATAACTGGACTGCATACCAAGCAGGAAATAGAGATTCTGGAATTAAGCAATCTACTGCGGCTAAAAAGAGGGTTTTATTAACAATCTATAACTCTGCAGATAACTTCTTATCGTCTTCTTACTTACCAGCACTTCAATATTATGCACCATTGTTAAACATCAATTTGACAATTGTACAAGGTGATGGTCAAAACGAAGCTAGTACTCTGGACAAGTTTACAAACTTTAATAACTTTGATGCTTTTGCTATCAATATGGTTAAAACAAACTCAGCTAGAGACTATACAGATAAGCTTGCTTATTAA
- a CDS encoding 4Fe-4S binding protein: MLISISHTLEEQGIEFLPSASIHALCPFGGVVSIYEYFVSGRYVKKVHESSFILMFIVLGLALLVGPVFCGWICPFGSFQEAFSIVGKKIFKKKYNTFIPYKYDSILRFSRYGFLIVVLIKTAQSAQLVFQNIDPYYAFFNIWTDEVALSAYLVLAVILLGALFIERPFCKYMCPYGALLGLSNLIKPFKVRRSAESCIHCKKCNKACPMNIPLSTSNGISNHQCIVCYQCTSEAVCPVEDTMIIANRQRFSLTIIKNAFLTMFLFIIGIGGSMAFNLWNTESKKIPAKILVEGDKEVPNPADIRGSYTLKDIEDSFKIPVSILATAFSLDNNPDFKVKDLEKMNWNVEYGEIGTDSVRLFVSEYLDIPYTPKEDTLLPNKARDLLYKYKLDQ, from the coding sequence TTGCTGATATCTATCTCTCATACATTAGAAGAACAAGGGATCGAGTTTTTACCCTCTGCCTCAATACATGCGTTATGTCCCTTTGGTGGTGTTGTCTCAATATATGAATATTTCGTCTCGGGACGATATGTAAAAAAAGTCCATGAATCTTCCTTTATTCTAATGTTTATTGTTCTAGGTTTAGCTTTGTTGGTTGGACCTGTGTTTTGTGGATGGATATGTCCCTTTGGTTCATTTCAAGAAGCTTTTAGTATAGTAGGGAAGAAAATATTTAAGAAGAAGTATAATACTTTTATTCCCTATAAATATGATAGTATTCTTAGATTCTCAAGGTATGGGTTCCTTATTGTGGTATTAATAAAAACTGCACAGTCTGCTCAGTTAGTTTTTCAAAACATTGATCCCTATTATGCATTCTTTAATATTTGGACAGATGAAGTGGCTTTATCTGCCTACTTGGTATTAGCTGTCATTCTTTTAGGGGCTTTGTTTATTGAAAGACCATTTTGCAAATATATGTGTCCCTATGGTGCTTTGTTAGGTTTATCTAATTTGATTAAGCCCTTTAAAGTAAGAAGGAGTGCAGAATCCTGTATACATTGTAAGAAATGTAATAAAGCTTGTCCAATGAATATTCCTCTATCAACATCTAATGGTATAAGTAATCATCAATGTATTGTCTGTTACCAATGTACTTCAGAAGCAGTCTGTCCTGTTGAAGATACGATGATTATTGCTAATAGACAGAGATTTTCATTAACTATTATAAAGAATGCGTTTCTTACCATGTTTCTTTTTATTATTGGTATTGGTGGATCAATGGCTTTTAATTTATGGAATACGGAATCAAAAAAAATACCTGCAAAAATATTAGTAGAAGGGGATAAAGAGGTTCCTAATCCTGCTGATATTAGAGGTTCTTATACATTAAAAGATATAGAGGATAGTTTTAAAATCCCCGTTTCTATACTGGCTACTGCTTTTAGTTTGGATAATAATCCAGATTTTAAAGTTAAAGATTTAGAAAAAATGAATTGGAATGTGGAGTATGGAGAAATTGGTACTGACTCCGTACGATTATTTGTTTCCGAATATTTAGATATCCCCTATACCCCAAAAGAAGACACATTATTACCTAATAAAGCAAGGGACCTCTTATATAAATATAAACTTGACCAATAA
- a CDS encoding galactose ABC transporter substrate-binding protein → MVRIVQLILCICFVSTSLLANGIKDSDLPNIGCAIYKFDDTFMSWVRDSIVTASQNRAKVTIVDSENSQAIQNAKVELFLNLEMDCLILNPVDRVAAGVEIDKAKTQGTPIVFVNRMPFKEDMAKWDQVYYVGTKAEQSGILSAQILEDYWINHPEADKNNDGILQYVLLKGEPGHQDAELRSEYSIKYLEDKGIKVMKLAEDTGMWDQVKGQEKMASFLASYGDQIEAVISNNDDMALGAIEALKAYGYFTNSKYMPVIGVDATEPALHALQEGTLLGTVLNDAHNQANAAVNLAIQLSTGAPINEESIGYPLDGHYVWIPYKKVTQSNYKEYM, encoded by the coding sequence GTGGTTAGAATTGTACAGCTGATATTATGCATTTGTTTTGTAAGTACTTCCTTATTGGCCAATGGGATAAAGGATTCAGACTTACCTAATATCGGCTGTGCTATCTACAAGTTTGATGACACATTTATGTCATGGGTTCGGGATTCTATTGTGACTGCGAGTCAGAATCGAGCCAAGGTCACAATAGTTGATTCCGAGAATAGCCAGGCTATTCAAAATGCAAAAGTGGAGCTCTTTCTCAACTTGGAAATGGACTGTCTTATCTTAAACCCAGTTGACCGGGTAGCTGCAGGAGTAGAAATAGATAAAGCAAAAACGCAAGGTACACCAATAGTATTTGTCAATCGTATGCCCTTTAAAGAAGATATGGCCAAGTGGGATCAGGTATATTATGTGGGAACAAAAGCCGAGCAATCGGGTATACTAAGTGCTCAGATATTAGAAGATTATTGGATAAATCATCCAGAAGCAGATAAGAATAATGATGGAATTCTTCAGTACGTACTACTCAAAGGAGAACCTGGTCATCAAGATGCGGAACTACGTAGTGAATACTCAATCAAATACTTAGAAGATAAGGGTATCAAGGTAATGAAGTTAGCAGAAGATACTGGTATGTGGGACCAGGTAAAGGGCCAGGAGAAAATGGCGTCCTTTCTAGCTTCCTATGGAGATCAAATAGAAGCAGTCATCTCTAATAATGATGATATGGCATTAGGGGCTATTGAGGCCTTAAAAGCTTATGGTTATTTTACCAATAGTAAATATATGCCCGTTATTGGAGTTGATGCAACAGAACCAGCCTTACATGCGCTTCAGGAAGGAACATTACTTGGTACTGTTCTCAATGATGCTCATAACCAGGCTAATGCGGCTGTAAATCTAGCTATCCAATTATCAACTGGAGCTCCTATCAATGAGGAAAGTATTGGCTATCCCCTGGATGGGCACTATGTATGGATTCCCTATAAAAAAGTCACTCAAAGTAATTATAAAGAATATATGTAA
- a CDS encoding sugar ABC transporter ATP-binding protein, with the protein MTDVVLEIKNLSKSFAKNRVLNGINLEIKEGSVMGLMGENGAGKSTMMKCLFGIYAKDEGQIFLENKPVNFKDPKEALESGVAMVHQELNQCLDRTVSDNLFLGRYPKKFGIIDEARMLEESIELFSSLKMNVNPGTVMRSMSVSQRQMVEIAKAISYDAKIIVLDEPSSSLTEPEVDKLFAMIKTLKKKGISFVYISHKMDEIFKICDEISVLRDGNMVLTKHSDETNMTELIAAMVGRSLDKRFPEVDNIPGEDYLEIRNLSTKYEPYLKDISFTVKKGEILGLYGLVGAGRSELLEALFGIRTIASGEIILEGKTLRFNNSKDAMSYNFALVTEERKRDGMFGKDTILFNTTITNLNGYKTHGILSQQKLREAAEREVELMNTKCVSVDQNISALSGGNQQKVIIGKWIEREPDVFLLDEPTRGIDVGAKYEIYQLIIKMAKEGKTVIVVSSEMPEILGITNRIAVISNHRLAGIVNTKETDQEELLKLSAKYL; encoded by the coding sequence ATGACTGATGTCGTACTAGAAATAAAAAATCTCTCTAAATCTTTTGCAAAAAATAGAGTTCTTAATGGAATCAACCTTGAAATAAAAGAAGGTTCAGTTATGGGACTTATGGGAGAAAATGGAGCCGGAAAATCGACAATGATGAAATGTTTATTCGGTATCTATGCTAAAGATGAGGGGCAGATATTTTTAGAGAATAAACCGGTTAACTTCAAGGATCCCAAAGAAGCATTAGAGAGCGGCGTGGCCATGGTTCATCAGGAACTGAACCAGTGCTTAGATCGAACTGTATCTGATAACTTATTCCTCGGTAGATATCCTAAAAAATTCGGTATCATTGATGAAGCTAGAATGCTCGAAGAAAGTATCGAACTCTTTTCCTCCTTGAAGATGAATGTAAATCCAGGCACTGTCATGCGAAGCATGTCTGTTTCACAAAGGCAAATGGTCGAAATAGCCAAAGCCATATCCTATGATGCAAAAATCATAGTGTTAGACGAACCAAGTTCATCATTGACAGAACCAGAAGTTGATAAATTATTCGCAATGATCAAAACATTGAAAAAGAAAGGAATTTCCTTTGTATATATATCTCACAAGATGGATGAAATATTCAAAATCTGTGATGAAATTTCCGTATTAAGAGACGGAAATATGGTACTAACCAAACATTCTGATGAAACAAATATGACAGAACTAATCGCGGCCATGGTTGGTCGATCTTTAGATAAACGTTTTCCAGAGGTAGACAATATACCAGGAGAAGATTATTTAGAGATACGTAATCTAAGTACCAAATATGAACCCTATCTAAAAGATATCTCTTTTACTGTCAAAAAAGGAGAGATCCTGGGATTATATGGTCTAGTTGGAGCTGGAAGAAGTGAGTTACTAGAAGCTTTATTTGGTATTAGAACGATAGCTTCAGGAGAAATTATACTCGAAGGGAAGACTCTACGCTTCAACAATAGTAAAGATGCTATGTCTTATAACTTTGCCTTAGTTACGGAAGAAAGAAAAAGAGATGGAATGTTTGGTAAAGATACCATTCTATTTAATACAACCATAACCAACTTAAACGGCTATAAAACTCATGGTATTTTATCACAGCAAAAATTACGTGAAGCCGCTGAACGAGAAGTAGAACTGATGAATACAAAATGTGTCTCAGTTGATCAGAATATTAGTGCCCTTAGTGGTGGAAATCAGCAAAAGGTTATCATCGGAAAATGGATTGAAAGAGAACCAGACGTGTTCCTTTTAGATGAACCTACAAGAGGGATTGATGTAGGAGCCAAATATGAAATATACCAGCTCATCATCAAAATGGCCAAAGAAGGTAAGACAGTAATAGTTGTATCAAGTGAAATGCCAGAAATTCTAGGTATTACCAACCGAATTGCTGTTATATCGAATCATCGTTTAGCTGGGATAGTTAATACAAAAGAAACTGACCAGGAAGAGTTGCTGAAGTTATCAGCTAAATATTTATAA